GGGATGGACCAACTACCCTGTAAAAGATCCTGTTGCATTCATAGATGTAGATTGGCAGCCATGGATAAATGCTCTGAAATCATATATGTAATGCCGTATACGATGTAATACATTTTTAAACCAATGAAAAACTGTGTATCATATGGGTAAGGTCTACGTTGTTGGCGTCGGCCCTGGATCTCCTGAATATATTACAGATAAAGCAAAGGAGATCATAAAAAAGTCCGATATAGTAATAGGTTACAAACATAGTTTAGATGTATTAAGAGGTTTGCTTGAGGGGAAGGACGTTAGGCAGATAACGTTGAAGACGCAGGAGGAAGTATTTGCTGATGTCGCCAAGAACATTGGTACAAAAATATGTTCAATCACTTTTACCGGTGACCCGGATTTTTCTGAATCAGAAATAGTTGATAGGTTAATAGAAATATTCGGTAATGTAGAAATCATACCAGGCATAAGTTCCATACAAGTTGCCGCTTCAAAATCAAAAATGCCAATAGATAAGAGTGTACTTATCACATTTCATATTACTGGTAGCATAGAGAAGGAGAAGGGTATTTTGTTGAATGCTATAAGAGATCATAGGAACGTGATCATGCTCCCTAGACCGTGGGACTTTATGCCACAACAGGTAGCTCAGTTTCTGAAGGAGAATGGTATTGACGTTGGCAAATTAAATGCCGATATCTATGAATTCCTTACATTGACGAATGAACGGGTTAGCAAAAGCAAGTTAAGCGATATAGAGAATAGGAAATATAGCGATTTGTGTGTGATGGTGATTTACTATCAGAAGCCCTTTTGTTAGTGTTTATGCTATGCCCGGCGGCTCGCCCCGTTCCA
This genomic stretch from Nitrososphaerales archaeon harbors:
- the cbiE gene encoding precorrin-6y C5,15-methyltransferase (decarboxylating) subunit CbiE, producing the protein MGKVYVVGVGPGSPEYITDKAKEIIKKSDIVIGYKHSLDVLRGLLEGKDVRQITLKTQEEVFADVAKNIGTKICSITFTGDPDFSESEIVDRLIEIFGNVEIIPGISSIQVAASKSKMPIDKSVLITFHITGSIEKEKGILLNAIRDHRNVIMLPRPWDFMPQQVAQFLKENGIDVGKLNADIYEFLTLTNERVSKSKLSDIENRKYSDLCVMVIYYQKPFC